In the Shewanella sp. OMA3-2 genome, one interval contains:
- the rplL gene encoding 50S ribosomal protein L7/L12, with amino-acid sequence MSITKDQILEAFAAMSVMEVVELIEAMEEKFGVSAAAATVAAGDAGAVAEEQTEFDVILTSHGANKVAVIKALRGATGLGLKEAKTMSESSPIAVKEAVSKEEAEALKAELVAAGAEVEIK; translated from the coding sequence ATGTCTATCACTAAAGACCAAATCTTAGAAGCTTTCGCAGCAATGTCTGTAATGGAAGTTGTTGAACTAATCGAAGCAATGGAAGAAAAATTCGGCGTTTCTGCTGCTGCTGCTACTGTAGCTGCTGGCGATGCTGGTGCAGTTGCTGAAGAGCAAACAGAATTCGACGTAATTCTTACTTCTCACGGTGCTAACAAAGTTGCTGTAATTAAAGCACTTCGTGGCGCTACAGGTCTTGGCCTGAAAGAAGCTAAAACTATGTCAGAATCTTCACCGATTGCTGTTAAAGAAGCAGTTTCTAAAGAAGAAGCTGAAGCGCTTAAAGCTGAGTTAGTAGCAGCTGGTGCAGAAGTTGAAATCAAGTAA
- the rplJ gene encoding 50S ribosomal protein L10, with amino-acid sequence MALRLEDKKAIVAEVNEAAKGALSAVVADSRGVTVSAMTGLRKAARANGVYVRVVRNTLAKRAVEGTAFECLAETFTGPTLIAFSLEHPGAAARLLKDFAKEQAKFEVKGAAFEGIFIPAVDIDRLAKLPTYDEALAQLMMTMKEASAGKFVRTLAALRDQKQEAA; translated from the coding sequence ATGGCATTAAGACTCGAAGACAAAAAGGCAATTGTTGCTGAAGTCAACGAAGCTGCCAAAGGTGCACTTTCTGCAGTTGTTGCCGATTCACGCGGTGTAACTGTAAGTGCCATGACCGGTCTGCGTAAAGCCGCTCGCGCTAATGGTGTTTATGTACGTGTAGTACGTAACACTTTAGCTAAGCGTGCTGTTGAAGGTACAGCTTTTGAGTGCCTTGCAGAAACGTTCACTGGCCCAACTTTAATCGCCTTCTCTCTAGAGCACCCAGGTGCTGCAGCGCGTCTTTTAAAAGATTTCGCTAAAGAGCAAGCAAAGTTTGAAGTTAAAGGTGCAGCTTTCGAAGGGATATTTATCCCTGCAGTTGATATTGATCGTTTAGCGAAACTACCAACATACGACGAAGCACTAGCTCAGTTAATGATGACTATGAAAGAAGCATCTGCTGGCAAGTTCGTACGTACATTGGCCGCCCTTCGCGATCAAAAACAAGAAGCCGCTTAA
- the rplA gene encoding 50S ribosomal protein L1 gives MAKLSKRARVIREKVDGTKQYDINEAVALLKELATAKFVESVDVAVNLGIDPRKSDQNVRGATVLPHGTGRDVRVAVFTQGANAEAAKAAGAELVGMDDLAAQIKAGEMNFDVVIASPDAMRVVGMLGQILGPRGLMPNPKTGTVTPNVAEAVKNAKAGQVRYRNDKNGIIHTTIGKVDFTTEQLKENLEALVSALKKAKPAVAKGIYVKKVSISTTMGAGVAVDQASLEDIK, from the coding sequence ATGGCAAAGCTAAGTAAACGCGCTCGCGTAATTCGCGAAAAAGTTGATGGTACTAAGCAGTATGACATCAATGAAGCAGTAGCACTTTTAAAAGAATTAGCCACAGCTAAATTCGTAGAAAGTGTTGACGTAGCTGTTAACCTTGGTATCGATCCTCGTAAATCAGATCAAAACGTGCGTGGTGCTACTGTACTTCCACACGGTACTGGTCGTGACGTTCGTGTTGCTGTATTCACTCAAGGTGCAAACGCTGAAGCTGCTAAAGCTGCGGGTGCGGAACTTGTGGGTATGGATGACCTAGCTGCTCAAATTAAAGCTGGCGAAATGAACTTTGATGTTGTTATCGCATCACCAGACGCTATGCGCGTTGTGGGTATGTTAGGTCAAATATTAGGCCCACGCGGTTTAATGCCTAACCCTAAAACGGGTACAGTAACGCCTAACGTTGCAGAAGCAGTTAAGAATGCTAAAGCTGGTCAAGTTCGTTACCGCAACGACAAGAATGGTATTATCCACACTACTATTGGTAAAGTGGATTTCACTACTGAACAGTTAAAAGAAAACTTAGAAGCGTTAGTGTCAGCACTGAAAAAGGCTAAGCCTGCAGTTGCTAAAGGCATTTACGTGAAAAAAGTCAGCATCTCTACCACTATGGGTGCAGGTGTTGCAGTTGACCAAGCTAGCTTGGAAGACATCAAGTAA
- the rplK gene encoding 50S ribosomal protein L11, whose amino-acid sequence MAKKIEAYIKLQVAAGAANPSPPVGPALGQKGVNIMEFCKAFNARTEKFEKGMPIPVVITVYSDRSFTFETKTPPASFLLLKAAGLKSGSGRPNTEKVGTIKRSAVQEIAESKAADMTGADIEAMTRSIEGTARSMGLVVED is encoded by the coding sequence ATGGCAAAGAAAATTGAAGCTTATATTAAGCTACAAGTAGCAGCCGGTGCTGCAAACCCGTCTCCACCAGTTGGTCCTGCTTTAGGTCAAAAAGGTGTGAACATCATGGAATTCTGTAAAGCATTCAATGCTCGTACTGAAAAGTTCGAAAAAGGTATGCCGATTCCTGTTGTTATCACTGTATACAGTGACCGTTCTTTCACTTTTGAAACTAAGACTCCACCTGCATCTTTCCTACTGCTTAAAGCAGCTGGTTTAAAATCAGGTTCAGGCCGTCCTAATACAGAAAAAGTAGGAACTATCAAGCGTAGCGCTGTTCAGGAAATTGCTGAATCTAAAGCGGCTGATATGACTGGTGCTGATATTGAAGCGATGACTCGTTCAATTGAAGGTACTGCACGTTCAATGGGTTTGGTAGTAGAGGACTAA
- the nusG gene encoding transcription termination/antitermination protein NusG, which produces MTEATEAKKKWYVIQAFSGYEGRVLKTLLEHIKMHSMEDYFGEILVPTEEVVEMRAGQRRKSERKFFPGYVLVQMEMNDDSWHLVKSIPRVMGFIGGTSDRPAPISEKEANSILQRLQDTVTSPTHRVIYEPGEVVRVCDGPFADFNGTIEEVDYEKNRVKVSVMIFGRSTPVELDFHQVEKS; this is translated from the coding sequence ATGACTGAAGCTACAGAAGCGAAGAAAAAATGGTATGTCATTCAAGCCTTTTCAGGCTACGAAGGTCGTGTACTAAAAACACTGCTTGAACATATCAAGATGCACAGTATGGAAGATTACTTCGGTGAGATTTTAGTTCCAACTGAAGAAGTCGTTGAAATGCGTGCAGGTCAACGTCGTAAAAGCGAGCGTAAATTCTTTCCAGGCTATGTGTTAGTTCAAATGGAAATGAATGATGATAGCTGGCATTTAGTAAAGAGCATTCCACGTGTAATGGGCTTTATTGGTGGCACATCAGATCGTCCAGCACCGATTTCTGAAAAAGAAGCAAATAGCATATTACAGCGTTTACAAGACACTGTTACTTCGCCTACACACCGTGTTATTTATGAGCCAGGTGAAGTGGTTCGAGTGTGTGACGGACCATTTGCAGACTTTAACGGTACAATCGAAGAAGTCGATTATGAGAAGAATCGCGTTAAAGTTTCTGTGATGATTTTTGGTCGCTCAACACCTGTTGAACTTGATTTTCATCAAGTTGAAAAAAGCTGA
- the secE gene encoding preprotein translocase subunit SecE, with translation MTTSTESQGNSLDIVKWSVAVLLVLAAVIANQFFAEASVVARVAGVIVTFAIAGFIAFQTVKGKQALSFAREAHIEVRKVIWPTRQEALTTTFIVLAATGVVALILWGLDAILLRVVNLITGV, from the coding sequence ATGACAACAAGTACTGAAAGCCAGGGTAATTCTCTGGATATCGTTAAGTGGAGCGTGGCTGTATTGCTAGTTTTAGCTGCAGTTATTGCTAACCAATTTTTTGCAGAAGCCAGTGTGGTGGCTCGTGTTGCTGGCGTAATTGTTACTTTTGCAATTGCTGGCTTCATTGCATTCCAAACCGTAAAAGGTAAGCAAGCACTTTCATTTGCTCGTGAAGCACATATCGAGGTGCGTAAAGTGATTTGGCCAACTCGCCAAGAAGCACTTACCACAACGTTTATTGTTCTTGCTGCAACAGGTGTTGTTGCATTAATCCTTTGGGGATTAGACGCAATCTTATTGCGAGTTGTAAATTTAATTACAGGCGTATAG